The following is a genomic window from Pseudomonas viciae.
TTTAGATGGCCGTGGCCCCAACATGCTAACTGGCGCCGGAGCTGAGAAGGTGAGAGTGCTAACGGGCTGTGGTACGCCAATGGCTACAGGCCTGGTAAAGGCTTTGGTTGGTATGGGGCTGATCAAGAAAGCAGCGGCAGGGCTGCCACCTGCTCAGGCTCGGTGGGCAATGCAACACCGAGGGGAAGTAAACATTCCTCACGCACTGATAGATGGAGGGATAGGAAATGCGGACGGTATCGGTCGCCTATTGAAAGAGGGGGCGACTGATGAAGTGGTTGTCTGCGCCATCATGCTGCTGATCAACTGTTACGCAGAGCACGACTTAGAGAAATTCGGCGGAATCAATCACCAGCAAATGTGGCGCAATTGGGAACACTTGACCAGTACAGAGGGTGAAGGGTTCCGGGTGACTGCAGAGCCAAAGACCGAATCCGCTAACGGAAAATATCTGAGCAAGATAATCAGCAGTATCGGTGGCAAGGTAAACGAGAAAGGCAATAGCGATGTTTTTTGGGAAGCCTTTAAGTTGCTGAAAAGTACAGGCCTGTTTTATGAGGTTGTGACAGCCATCAGCATCGAGGGTAAGCGGCTGCCAATCAGGGTTAATGACTTTCACGCCGTTGGGTCTGACCCATCGTTACTAAATGACGCGGCTGGCGTCGGAGTTGGATATTACGAACACAAGGATAATGATCGGTCGGAGCCTGAGGGCTGCTGGTTCTATCTGCCCTCAAAACCAGAGAAAGTGATCGGTATTTGGCGGCTCAGATTCAGATGTGCGACACCTGAAACGGCAAAAGGAATACACCTCGACTGGTCCATAGTCGATAGGGCTATCACCGACCTTGGTGTAAAAGGCGTCCTCTATCTTGAATGAGTGACATATAAGTAGATTGAATATACAAGTAGAGCTACAGATATAGGTCAGGAAGACAGATATAGGTAAGGAAGACTAGAAATAAGTCAGAGTGACGTGCGCACAGCCTCAAAAATCAGTTGCACACTCAAATCAGTGCACACAACCTCAAAGTCAAGTGCGAGTAATCAGTACGGTGGTAGGGCATACCTTGCATGCATCCGGAAGACCAGTGATGGTCTCAGATTTAGCCACCAGAAAAGCGTGCTGACTGTGTAATCCACTCGACGCGGCTCAACGGGCATGATCCGTATGCTTAACACCAGTTTTCATGGAGAAGGACCCGATGGAAGTGTTTGAGCCGATCCGCGATTTTTACCAACGGCGCCAGGCCAGCCATCTGAATGTGCGTGCGTCGACGGTGCAACTGCTGACGGAGCGCGCCGCCGCCTACCGTGGCCATTTCGTTTTTCCAGGCATCGACACCGTCGCCGGCATTGAGGTCGATGGCCTGCGCGTCGGCTATGTCGACTACGGCATCAACCCGCTGGGCGACCGGGTCTACATCAATAGAATCGATATCGAGGATAAGCATCAACGTAGGGGCGTGGGCCTATCTGTGATGTGGTTGCTATGGCGCATGCATCAGGTGCCCTTGGTGCCTATTCATGAGGTCTGGCGCTCAAAGGGATTTTGGTCCAAGGCCCGCCAGCGGTTGGCAGCAGCCGGCGCACTGATCGAACCTGAACTTCATACGGGTGATCTGGAGCAAGCCCAACAGCGCTGGCAGCATCTCGTGCCCGAGCTGGCACACGAACGGCAGATCCGCGAGATGATGGCCTCGCCGGAGTGGCCGGAGATCGAGGCGGGATTCAACGCGAGGCAGGCGTTATGAGCCTGCTCGTCACCCCGGCGAGCGTCGGCTGAGTTTCAGCCCCCCGTGGTACCAGCGGCGGTGGAATGGTTCGCTAATATCGACAACCCGCGCCCCGGCGCGCCTATCAGAATGACCTGGGAGATTTCTGCAGCTTTGTGGGGCTCACGGCATTTATGCCTTTGGGCCAGCACGCCAAGGTGGCCGGCATCGAGGTCATCGGGCTGGGTGTACACGGGCTTCGTGCTACTGCAGCGACTAATGCCCTGGAGCACGAAGCCGATATCAGTAAGGTCCAGGCCTGGTTGGGCCACGCCAATATAAGCACGACCAAGCTCTACGATCAGCGCCATACGCGGCCGGAAGACTCGCCGACTTTCAAGGTCAGCTATTGATCGGTAGCGACGTCACCTCAAAAAACCAAAAAGTCATAAGGGACAAGCAATGCAAACACTGGATGAACTGAGACTTCGGCCACCGGTAACAGCAGACGAAATGGTTCGCATAGAGGGCAGCCGGTCTACTTATAGACTGATTGAAGAGGTGATCAATTCGCTGGCTGAGGCGGAACTGAAAAAGGATCAAGGCTTCCTTGAGAAACTCGGCCGGCAATTAGGCCTCGTTAGGTCGCAGCCTAACTGGGAAGGTTGGAATGGCTGGGGAGCGGGACGTCAACTCAAATGCGCTGCTTTGCAACACGCTGGATGGACTTATGATGAAAGCCATCATCCTTACGGGGAGGCTGCATGTGCTTATGAAAAAGTACGACAAGTATTGCTTTCGCCGGAGTGTGGCTCCGCTGAGGACTTATTGAAGCGGCTCCAATAGGCAGTAGGCGCTGTGCATGAGGCATGGTCGAGACTTGGCCCTGCGCCGGCGTAAGCTGGGGCAGCGGTCAATCCAGACAGGGAGTCGGAGACAGCTATGTCCTCAGGGGACGACAGGTGGTTGCGATTTGATTAGCAGTTGCTTAACATTGACCATGACTACGCAGACAGCAGAAAATTTGTCGGCGGAGCTGCGAAGGCCCAGGCAAGCCGGGGTCATATGAAGGGAAATTGTAGGCGTTTGGGTTGTTCTGCTTCAGTGCGGGAGACTTGTCTGCAAGGCCGTCCTTCCTCGTAGTCAACTAATGTTTCGAATTTTGGCCTCGGTCGCGTGATACGCGGTTACCGGGGCCAAGTATTTTTCAGTCCCCTCCTGACAGACCTTCACTACTGCCAGTGCGTAGTAGCTTCCTACGCCAACTTTCACCTTACGGCCAGTATTGAAGATAATCCCCTGCGCGTTTTTAGGCTTGTTGAGCCCTAT
Proteins encoded in this region:
- a CDS encoding N-acetyltransferase codes for the protein MEVFEPIRDFYQRRQASHLNVRASTVQLLTERAAAYRGHFVFPGIDTVAGIEVDGLRVGYVDYGINPLGDRVYINRIDIEDKHQRRGVGLSVMWLLWRMHQVPLVPIHEVWRSKGFWSKARQRLAAAGALIEPELHTGDLEQAQQRWQHLVPELAHERQIREMMASPEWPEIEAGFNARQAL